One stretch of Pomacea canaliculata isolate SZHN2017 linkage group LG1, ASM307304v1, whole genome shotgun sequence DNA includes these proteins:
- the LOC112565994 gene encoding probable helicase with zinc finger domain, with amino-acid sequence MQKHWPNVIKHLKKTPNNEKILEKKIKVFCHLGNLQSAFALVSDWVKQNPEHPVAKREFKRLETVMAVLQDENSDDDDKPALGATSCQKPSSTPPQTPPEVEAVKPVPKNTVRVLPPQPPRNTTKHNNEESLLYFCSFCDVRFARQEELDTHCHSDQHKNHLASDESHGWTYRPPPRGQTSEEYALCQRYQTSRCPFGDKCTQAHSEAELEEWQERLAFRKQQLQKARDNQLHGNTFTERLLEKLTNPEGPKVGLVQSLEFVKIHVNSDLKVNMTTKKCTNAWTFTVTSKVCLHGVALLDDVNRSYFHISSISVGPKKTQKYQNLETHCQEWINQDAVSKSQDNINKSQGEYVYRVKIVFKTDIYGTFRQSVIFDFGLDAIVVRETQVESAPVTDPEKLSKDLVLSTANRWTHDDVTVVPFTPKLVSYLDKEEQLLSKYILPHADRLSLLETLTQPLSKDNYRLWMHEMLYLEELAELAFIQRFNVSASLQLVNRFLLMPGALSSAKYTREGELFARLKLEDVLSEDSMAGRLILQNAQIAWVAPAVDTSDGNKEMRKVYEAMIEDKGKNFVFLRLSSTCVSDLKLTCDEDFVAQIQFQLNRLPKCEMHAAVDGLSTLDIVFPDTTKIVNVSAPDEKVITSLEDMPLNAQQKEAILNITALGSGNRPPLLIIGPFGTGKTYTLAQAAKLVLQQEGTRVLICTHSNSAADLYIKDFFHPFVEAGQTELRPLRIYYHLRWMQTVPEVILQYSLFQREGPAAGTFGMPTTEDIMKHRVIITTLSTARYINDLSLSRGFFTHIFIDEAAQALECETLIPLSLANEDTCIVLAGDHMQISPEVYSPFTQQQGFHLSFLERLYDMYPTQCPWKVMLCENYRSHAAIVDFTSELFYDHQLIASGKQIPHPTLYPLSFFAAMGEEVQHENNTGFYNLSEMYEVVDRVDDLVKKWPEEWGELNGNSISVVSPYMDQVIRIRGELRKRKIYNVSVERVLNVQGKQYRVIIISVVRTRRSCRSSGGAEEEFMDYGFLSNVKLLNTAITRAQSLVLVVADPVSLCLVGKCRKVWEYFLEVCQQNNSLFGITWNQLRSQLDRAEVAKNYVLNPLAPEFVPNRLFHITRQSAEAAAAAAYLPQAPLWHYMGPQHLQYSHGAPYQMYPQMMPYFSMPMYTPYVGPVLMRPPAGGGLWGHHKGGVPRANVPHLAAQRAESIRMVDFRPSYKPSRGRMTAYPFSRLPLSYPLPTMYPIYPNNHPSHQGYYLLPDDLRLAALQQQYSFPYNHQPIIRPPLGGPHTHLHGPVYHGIPLHSPFGSGQHGLASPSDRGDEGVEARGSPDTRLNTGNSSSPIPAFQVLPNVKHVPPHLRPGLNPPSQNSSRSSTPVNQVPMPSIPGLAPGPLPEGRGTPVSERPYSPANYGVGRSSTPLSAEEASQDVKDRGLPNFAKSAATSNLVSDIMTGTGNRPVKALSEEGAAETYAEVSANQNNYTAATPASASLKNKRDTKQLRLQTTGFSRQFSDDLPTPTAITDIVRMIEENIEEGTESSENTPSPSAVPQRIHFVSLHNGRNAALSSLQLDLTAAQQLQHQQHNQPGSANSQPSSSDSSSPASKNEERPTYAGVVQKMPPSPGTLVPDISQMEPQTPRTPSGFMTPGGDMDLDPFGILKSLNIEATNAEQRRIHGGNSLQ; translated from the exons ATGCAGAAGCATTGGCCGAATGTGATAAAG CACTTGAAGAAGACCCCCAACAATGAAAAGAtcctggagaaaaaaatcaaagtctTCTGTCATCTTGGCAATCTTCAGTCAGCATTTGCTCTGGTGTCAGATTGGGTAAAGCAAAATCCAGAG catccTGTTGCCAAAAGGGAGTTCAAAAGACTTGAAACAGTGATGGCCGTCTTgcaagatgag aattcagatgatgatgacaaaccAGCTCTTGGTGCTACCAGCTGTCAGAAGCCATCTTCCACCCCTCCGCAAACTCCTCCTGAGGTAGAGGCAGTGAAACCAGTTCCCAAAAACACTGTCAGGGTTCTTCCACCTCAGCCACCACGCAACACCACCAAGCACAACAATG aagaaaGTCTTCTGTACTTCTGCTCATTCTGTGATGTCCGATTTGCACGTCAAGAGGAACTAGACACCCATTGCCACAGTGATCAGCATAAAAACCATCTGGCATCAGATGAGAGCCATGGCTGGACATACAGACCTCCACCACGTGGCCAGACAAGTGAAGAATATGCACTCTGTCAGAG GTATCAGACTTCCAGATGTCCATTTGGGGACAAGTGCACTCAAGCTCACTCAGAGGCTGAGCTGGAGGAGTGGCAGGAACGGCTTGCTTTCCGCAAGCAGCAGCTTCAGAAGGCTCGGGACAACCAGCTGCATGGCAACACATTCACTGAGCGACTGTTGGAAAAGCTAACAAACCCAGAGGGACCAAAAGTTGGT TTGGTGCAAAGTCTAGAATTTGTCAAGATCCATGTGAACTCAGACCTGAAAGTCAACATGACAACTAAGAAGTGTACTAATGCATGGACTTTTACTGTAACAAGCAAG GTTTGCCTTCATGGTGTAGCCCTTCTGGATGATGTGAATCGCTCTTATTTTCACATCTCAAGCATCTCTGTTGGACctaaaaagacacaaaaataccaGAATCTAGAGACACACTGCCAGGAGTGGATCAACCAGGATGCTGTCAGTAAAAGTCAAGATAATATCAACAAAAGTCAAGGGGAATATGTTTACAGGGTCAAG ATTGTCTTTAAGACAGACATCTATGGAACTTTTCGCCAGTCAGTAATATTTGACTTTGGGCTGGATGCCATAGTTGTACGAGAGACTCAGGTCGAGTCAGCACCTGTTACTGATCCTGAAAAGCTAAGCAAAGATTTGGTTCTCAGTACTGCCAATCGGTGGACTCATGATGATGTTACCGTTGTACCATTTACACCCAA ATTGGTGTCTTACTTGGACAAAGAAGAGCAgcttttgtcaaaatatatccTTCCTCATGCAGACCGCCTGTCTTTACTAGAAACTCTCACACAGCCACTCAGCAAAGATAACTACAGACTGTGGATGCATGAAATGCTGTACCTGGAGGAGCTAGCAGAACTAGCCTTTATCCAAAG ATTCAATGTGTCAGCATCCTTGCAACTAGTGAATCGCTTCCTTCTCATGCCGGGGGCCTTGTCCTCAGCCAAGTACACCCGTGAGGGGGAGTTGTTTGCTCGGCTGAAGCTGGAAGATGTGCTGTCAGAGGACTCAATGGCTGGCCGCCTTATCTTGCAGAATGCACAGATAGCATGGGTAGCACCAGCAGTTGACACAAGTGATGGAAATAAAGAGATGAGGAAG GTGTATGAAGCTATGATTGAAGACAAGGGAAAGAACTTTGTCTTTCTGCGCCTGTCGAGTACCTGTGTGTCTGATCTCAAACTGACCTGTGATGAAGACTTTGTTGCTCAG ATTCAGTTCCAGCTGAATCGCTTGCCCAAGTGTGAAATGCATGCTGCTGTTGATGGCCTATCTACTCTTGACATTGTATTTCCAGACActacaaaaattgtaaatgtgTCAGCCCCAGATGAAAA AGTGATCACAAGCTTAGAAGATATGCCACTTAATGCCCAACAGAAGGAAGCCATTCTCAACATCACTGCTCTGGGAAGTGGAAATCGGCCTCCGCTGCTCATTATAGGACCGTTTGGGACAGGCAAAACTTATACCTTGGCTCAAGCTGCAAAGCTGGTGCTGCAGCAAGAGGGAACCCGTGTTCTCATCTGTACTCATTCAAACAG TGCTGCTGACCTGTACATTAAAGATTTCTTCCACCCATTCGTGGAGGCTGGGCAGACAGAACTTCGGCCACTGAGAATCTACTATCACCTTCGCTGGATGCAAACAGTTCCAGAGGTTATTTTGCAGTACAGTTTGTTTCAAAGGGAAGGACCAGCTGCAGGAACATTTGGAATGCCAACAACAGAAGATATCATGAAGCATAGGGTAATCATAACAACACTTTCCACTGCCCGCTACATCAACGACCTTTCCCTTTCTCGTG GATTTTTCACACACATCTTTATCGATGAGGCAGCCCAGGCTCTAGAGTGTGAGACCTTGATTCCTTTAAGTCTGGCAAATGAGGACACCTGCATTGTTTTAGCTGGGGATCACATGCAG atAAGTCCAGAAGTGTACTCACCATTTACCCAACAGCAGggatttcatctttctttcttggaaCGCCTGTATGACATGTACCCTACACAATGTCCATGGAAGGTGATGCTCTGCGAGAACTACCGTTCCCATGCAGCTATTGTAGACTTTACCTCTGAGCTCTTCTATGACCACCAGCTGATTGCCAGTGGCAAGCAAATACCTCATCCCACCCTGTATCCACTGTCCTTCTTTGCTGCAATGGGAGAAGAAGTGCAGCATGAAAACAATACTGGCTTCTACAATTTGTCAGAG ATGTATGAAGTAGTGGACCGAGTGGATGATCTTGTCAAGAAATGGCCTGAGGAGTGGGGGGAGCTTAATGGCAACAGTATCAGTGTTGTTTCCCCCTACATGGATCAGGTTATCCGCATTCGTGGGGAGTTACGCAAGCGCAAGATTTACAATGTCTCAGTAGAGCGTGTCCTTAATGTGCAAG GCAAGCAGTATCGAGTGATCATCATAAGTGTAGTGCGTACCAGGCGTTCATGCCGCTCCAGTGGTGGTGCAGAGGAAGAGTTCATGGACTATGGATTCCTCTCAAATGTGAAACTACTGAATACTGCAATCACCCGAGCTCAGTCACTTGTTCTTGTTGTAGCAGATCCTGTCTCACTTTGTCTTGTCGGCAAATGCAG AAAAGTATGGGAGTATTTCTTGGAGGTGTGCCAGCAAAACAACAGTCTCTTTGGGATTACCTGGAATCAGTTGCGATCTCAGCTTGACCGTGCTGAGGTGGCCAAAAACTATGTCCTTAACCCACTGGCCCCAGAGTTTGTGCCTAATCGCCTCTTCCACATCACTCGTCAGAGCGCCGaggcagcagctgcagcagcgtACTTGCCTCAAGCCCCACTCTGGCACTACATGGGGCCACAGCATCTCCAGTACTCTCATGGGGCTCCTTACCAG ATGTACCCACAGATGATGCCATATTTTTCCATGCCTATGTACACTCCCTATGTGGGTCCAGTTCTGATGAGGCCTCCGGCAGGTGGGGGATTATGGGGCCACCACAAGGGAGGTGTTCCTCGTGCTAATGTACCTCACCTGGCAGCCCAACGAGCAGAAAGTATCCGCATGGTAGATTTTCGACCATCCTACAAGCCATCACGTGGTCGGATGACTGCGTATCCTTTCTCTCGCTTACCCTTGAGCTACCCACTTCCCACGATGTATCCTATATATCCTAACAACCATCCTTCACACCAAGGCTATTATCTACTGCCTGATGATCTTCGATTAGCTGCCCTCCAGCAACAGTACAGTTTTCCTTATAATCATCAGCCGATCATCCGTCCTCCCCTGGGAGGACCACACACGCATTTGCATGGCCCTGTCTACCATGGCATTCCACTTCATTCTCCATTTGGCAGTGGACAGCATGGTCTGGCCAGTCCTAGTGACCGAGGTGATGAAGGTGTGGAGGCCCGCGGCTCCCCAGACACCAGACTTAACACTGGCAACTCCAGTAGTCCCATTCCGGCTTTTCAAGTGCTACCGAATGTCAAGCATGTTCCACCTCATCTGCGACCAGGTTTGAATCCACCTAGCCAGAACTCTTCTCGTTCCAGCACACCTGTGAACCAGGTCCCCATGCCTTCCATTCCAGGCCTGGCACCAGGGCCCCTACCAGAAGGTCGAGGCACTCCTGTGTCAGAGCGACCATACAGCCCTGCCAATTACGGTGTTGGCCGCAGTTCCACACCCCTCAGCGCTGAAGAAGCATCACAAGATGTCAAAGACAGGGGCCTACCAAACTTTGCCAAAAGTGCTGCTACCAGCAACTTGGTATCAGATATTATGACAGGCACAGGTAACAGGCCTGTTAAGGCATTGTCTGAGGAAGGTGCAGCTGAAACATATGCTGAGGTATCTGCAAATCAAAACAACTACACTGCTGCCACACCTGCTTCTGCTTCTCTCAAAAACAAGAGGGATACAAAGCAGCTGCGCCTGCAGACAACTGGCTTTAGCCGCCAGTTCAGCGACGACTTGCCGACACCAACAGCCATAACAGACATTGTTCGCATGATCGAAGAAAACATTGAGGAGGGCACGGAAAGCTCTGAGAATACACCTTCCCCATCCGCTGTCCCCCAGAGAATCCATTTTGTTTCACTCCACAATGGACGTAATGCAGCTCTGAGTTCTCTGCAACTTGACTTGACGGCTGCACAGCAACTGCAGCACCAGCAGCATAATCAACCAGGCAGCGCCAACTCACAGCCTTCCTCTTCTGACTCATCGTCACCTGCCAGCAAGAATGAGGAGCGCCCAACTTACGCTGGGGTTGTCCAAAAGATGCCACCATCACCAGGCACCCTGGTGCCTGACATCAGCCAGATGGAGCCACAGACACCACGCACACCATCTGGCTTCATGACACCAGGTGGTGACATGGATTTGGATCCATTTGGGATCCTTAAGAGTCTTAATATTGAAGCTACAAATGCTGAGCAGCGCCGCATTCATGGGGGAAATTCTTTGCAGTGA